One genomic segment of Hymenobacter psoromatis includes these proteins:
- a CDS encoding M56 family metallopeptidase has protein sequence MAPTLLYLLKANAVLMLFAAAYYGLLRRLTFFTLNRAYLLGALAFAAVYPALPVPALLPAAAALLPASLAAVGGPAAGGGAAPTPGFDWQAAAVWIYAAGTGVLILRLLGQLLSLALVHGRSRPAVVLGQAVRVLAGAGGPFSFGSAIYLSESVLANPTALPPALRHEQAHVRQWHTLDVLLLQFATALAWLNPAAWLLRRAALDNLEYLADRAALRAGLDRRAYQYSLLHQSPGGVPAPALAFHVEFLTLKNRIAMLNQPASSTRQLGRYFLAAPLVMALALGYSCSQKAAAPLPTATITDSQVTKMPTAIIYIDGQRQDSTALRKINPADIASINVVKGEAARAYVPTADKQGIIFVTTKQNKDRADVVAFNEKQQLRGATDVNTVALKAAIQLARLPANAAYYLNGQASTREAIARLDSTTISKVDMLGGAQAAQFAHDAKVQTAIMVKTK, from the coding sequence ATGGCGCCTACCCTCCTGTATCTACTCAAGGCCAATGCCGTGCTGATGCTCTTCGCGGCGGCCTACTACGGGCTATTGCGCCGGCTCACGTTCTTCACCCTGAACCGGGCTTATCTGCTGGGTGCGCTGGCATTTGCGGCGGTGTATCCGGCGCTGCCGGTGCCGGCCCTGCTGCCGGCCGCGGCGGCGCTGCTGCCGGCTTCGCTGGCGGCGGTGGGCGGGCCGGCGGCGGGCGGCGGCGCGGCCCCTACCCCTGGTTTTGACTGGCAAGCAGCGGCCGTTTGGATTTACGCGGCGGGCACCGGCGTGCTGATATTACGGCTGCTGGGGCAGCTGCTGAGTCTGGCGCTGGTGCACGGGCGCTCGCGGCCGGCCGTGGTGCTGGGGCAGGCGGTGCGGGTGCTGGCGGGCGCGGGCGGGCCGTTCTCATTTGGCAGCGCTATCTACTTGAGCGAAAGCGTCCTGGCCAACCCCACGGCCCTACCCCCCGCCCTGCGCCACGAGCAGGCCCACGTGCGCCAGTGGCACACCCTGGATGTGCTGCTGCTGCAATTCGCCACCGCCCTGGCCTGGCTGAACCCGGCCGCCTGGCTGCTGCGCCGCGCCGCCCTCGACAACCTCGAATACCTGGCCGACCGCGCCGCCCTGCGCGCCGGCCTCGACCGCCGCGCCTACCAGTACAGCCTGCTGCACCAGTCGCCGGGCGGCGTGCCGGCCCCGGCCCTGGCCTTTCATGTTGAATTTCTCACCCTCAAAAACCGCATTGCCATGCTGAATCAACCTGCTTCCTCCACGCGCCAATTGGGGCGCTATTTTCTGGCCGCACCACTCGTAATGGCGCTGGCCCTGGGGTATTCCTGCTCGCAAAAAGCCGCGGCTCCTTTGCCCACTGCCACAATTACGGATAGCCAAGTCACAAAAATGCCAACGGCTATTATCTACATTGATGGCCAACGCCAAGACTCTACTGCCCTACGCAAGATTAACCCTGCGGACATTGCGAGTATTAATGTGGTAAAGGGAGAAGCTGCCCGTGCATATGTTCCAACTGCTGATAAGCAGGGGATTATCTTCGTAACTACCAAGCAGAATAAGGACCGGGCCGACGTAGTTGCTTTCAATGAGAAACAGCAGTTGCGCGGCGCGACTGATGTCAATACGGTGGCCCTGAAAGCTGCAATCCAACTGGCACGGTTGCCCGCCAATGCTGCTTACTACCTGAATGGTCAGGCTTCCACCCGCGAGGCTATTGCCCGACTTGATTCTACAACCATTAGCAAAGTTGACATGCTAGGAGGTGCGCAGGCCGCGCAATTTGCGCACGATGCCAAGGTACAAACGGCCATCATGGTTAAAACTAAATAG
- a CDS encoding BlaI/MecI/CopY family transcriptional regulator — MERLTQPEEDALRALWHTGPAFVKDVLARLPAPHPPYTTVASTLRNLERKAYVSAEKLGNSFRYAALLSAEDYQRRSLGALVREHFRDSYKELVSFFAKEEKVSAADLQEIIRLIENQKPE, encoded by the coding sequence ATGGAACGCCTCACCCAACCCGAAGAAGACGCGCTGCGCGCGCTCTGGCACACCGGCCCGGCCTTCGTGAAGGACGTGCTGGCGCGGCTACCCGCCCCGCACCCGCCCTACACCACCGTGGCCAGCACCCTGCGCAACCTGGAGCGCAAAGCCTACGTGAGCGCCGAAAAGCTCGGCAATTCCTTTCGCTACGCGGCGCTGCTGAGCGCTGAGGACTACCAGCGCCGCTCGCTGGGCGCGCTGGTGCGCGAGCATTTCCGCGACTCATATAAGGAGCTGGTTTCCTTCTTTGCGAAGGAGGAAAAGGTGAGCGCCGCCGACTTGCAGGAGATTATCCGACTCATCGAAAACCAAAAGCCGGAGTAG